From a region of the Arvicanthis niloticus isolate mArvNil1 chromosome 6, mArvNil1.pat.X, whole genome shotgun sequence genome:
- the Med7 gene encoding mediator of RNA polymerase II transcription subunit 7, producing MGEPQQVSALPPPPMQYIKEYTDENIQEGLAPKPPPPIKDSYMMFGNQFQCDDLIIRPLESQGIERLHPMQFDHKKELRKLNMSILINFLDLLDILIRSPGSIKREEKLEDLKLLFVHVHHLINEYRPHQARETLRVMMEVQKRQRLETAERFQKHLERVIEMIQNCLASLPDDLPHSEAGMRVKTEPMDTDDNSNCTGQNEQQRESSGHRRDQIIEKDAALCVLIDEMNERP from the coding sequence ATGGGTGAACCACAGCAAGTGAGCGCACTTCCACCGCCTCCAATGCAGTACATCAAGGAATATACAGATGAAAATATTCAGGAAGGCTTGGCTCCCAAGCCACCTCCTCCAATTAAAGACAGTTACATGATGTTTGGCAACCAATTCCAATGTGATGATCTTATTATTCGCCCTTTAGAAAGTCAGGGCATTGAACGACTTCATCCTATGCAATTTGATCATAAGAAAGAACTGAGAAAACTCAATATGTCTATACTGATTAATTTCTTAGACCTTTTAGACATCTTAATAAGGAGTCCTGGGAGTATAAAACGAGAAGAAAAGCTAGAAGATCTTAAGCTGCTTTTTGTACATGTGCATCATCTTATAAACGAATATCGACCCCACCAAGCAAGAGAGACTTTGAGAGTCATGATGGAGGTCCAGAAACGCCAGCGCCTTGAAACAGCTGAGAGGTTTCAGAAACACCTGGAACGAGTAATTGAAATGATTCAAAATTGCTTGGCTTCTTTGCCTGATGATTTGCCCCATTCAGAAGCAGGGATGAGAGTTAAAACCGAGCCGATGGATACTGATGACAACAGCAATTGTACTGGACAGAATGAACAACAAAGAGAAAGTTCAGGTCATAGAAGGGACCAGATTATAGAAAAAGATGCTGCCTTATGTGTGCTAATTGATGAGATGAATGAAAGGCCATGA